The proteins below come from a single Biomphalaria glabrata chromosome 10, xgBioGlab47.1, whole genome shotgun sequence genomic window:
- the LOC106064795 gene encoding prestin-like translates to MSGEDTEKYQPVYMGQKRRRFSAPTVAGGGTQVLVARAPFTQLAFDELHLKKVDLEKKPITQKIKENIYCSKRRTWKLLSMYVPIIKYIRYYKVKENLFSDVLAGFTIGIVHIPQALAFGQLTSVKIENGLFTSLWPVIIYTIFGTSAHISMGTSAVISILAAATIDREGHAWAASRPWIMNQTNNATTLDEVPEYLDFKENLSMAITLITGIMMIAMGFLKLGFITAYLSESFFVAFTSAAAVHIAISQLPAMLGLKIARASGSYKVVVTFIEVCKNITLSNVAAILCSIICCVVILLVKDCVNERFKHKLFAPIPIELFVVIFGTMSSYFGDFRVNYGVDVVGKIPTTIPPPSVPVEGLKLTSNYLADCFILAILIFANTIAMGKVCAKKHNYELNDNQEMLSYGMCNAVSAFFNCFPSAVAPPRSMVASSMNAKTTISGIFSSLLMLLVILIVSRLFEELPKAVLAAIVFIALKGLFIQIFDGRKYWRINKFDFVIWFFTFFGTTFLDIDLGLFIGVGVSLVTVVFQTQFARGYKVGYTKSDPCFVEHKKYQDSSEIPGIKIFRFQSSLYFATAEIFRNLLYRCTVNPRKLLKGLKKREKRIMQDNNERIAQGLPPEQRRNSIMMGDPGLASQNSSSSLNKFPLSPLTDLERTSIPKLVSADSAQAERKRRVSLPNMEKPKFSILEEEEKETNLSNGDLGIPSQTNGFNSSPTTPEKVSIKPDNNSNTSISPSRRMSTISINFDEFEEDPEDGDELFTDDALRQMRKIHHIIIDCTTINYIDASGANVLGHIFTEYGHVNIKVFLAGCSADMRRALEHAGAFEKIPRDNLFIDLHDAIAVAKPLRTLPLAAEALEDFSDEEATEDSYITKI, encoded by the exons ATGAGTGGTGAGGACACTGAGAAATACCAGCCTGTGTACATGGGGCAAAAGCGACGCCGTTTCTCTGCGCCCACCGTGGCTGGTGGGGGAACCCAG GTTCTGGTAGCCAGGGCGCCGTTCACACAGTTAGCCTTTGACGAGCTCCATTTGAAAAAAGTTGATCTCGAAAAGAAACCAATCACTCAGAAGATCAAAGAGAATATTTACTGCTCCAAACGCAGGACCTGGAAGCTACTCTCCATGTACGTACCCATTATCAAGTACATCAGATACTACAAAGTGAAAGAAAATCTCTTCTCTGACGTCCTGGCAGGCTTTACAATAGGCATCGTCCACATCCCGCAAGCATTGGCTTTCGGCCAGCTGACCTCTGTGAAAATTGAAAATGGTTTGTTTACTTCTCTTTGGCCTGTCATCATCTACACAATCTTCGGTACTTCTGCTCATATTTCCATGGGTACGAGCGCAGTGATATCCATACTTGCTGCAGCAACCATTGACAGGGAAGGCCACGCGTGGGCGGCGTCCAGGCCGTGGATTATGAACCAGACGAACAACGCCACCACGCTGGACGAAGTCCCCGAGTATTTGGACTTCAAAGAAAATCTCTCCATGGCGATAACTCTCATCACGGGCATTATGATGATAGCCATGGGATTTCTCAAGCTTGGCTTCATCACGGCCTACCTGTCGGAGTCTTTCTTTGTGGCGTTCACCTCGGCGGCTGCAGTTCACATCGCAATCAGCCAGCTCCCAGCAATGCTGGGGCTGAAAATTGCTCGGGCGAGCGGGTCTTATAAGGTTGTGGTCACGTTCATAGAAGTGTGTAAAAACATCACACTCTCCAACGTGGCGGCGATTTTGTGCTCAATCATATGCTGCGTGGTCATATTGTTAGTAAAAGACTGCGTCAATGAGCGGTTTAAACACAAACTTTTTGCACCGATTCCCATCGAACTCTTCGTCGTCATCTTCGGAACGATGTCGTCCTACTTCGGAGATTTCCGTGTCAACTACGGAGTCGATGTCGTCGGTAAAATCCCAACAACCATTCCTCCTCCCAGTGTACCTGTTGAGGGTCTGAAGCTGACGTCTAATTACTTGGCTGATTGTTTCATTCTGGCTATACTCATATTTGCCAACACCATCGCTATGGGTAAAGTCTGCGCAAAGAAGCACAACTACGAGCTGAACGACAATCAAGAGATGCTTTCCTACGGGATGTGCAACGCAGTCAGTGCCTTCTTTAACTGCTTTCCTTCTGCAGTGGCTCCTCCGCGTTCAATGGTCGCCAGCAGTATGAATGCTAAGACCACAATCAGTGGGATCTTCAGTTCTTTGCTTATGCTTCTGGTGATTCTAATCGTTTCTCGCTTGTTTGAGGAGCTCCCCAAAGCCGTGCTTGCAGCAATCGTCTTCATCGCTCTCAAAGGACTTTTTATTCAAATCTTTGATGGCAGAAAATATTGGCGAATCAATAAGTTTGACTTTGTGATCTGGTTCTTCACATTTTTCGGAACTACCTTTCTCGACATCGATCTGGGCCTGTTTATAGGCGTGGGAGTTTCCTTGGTGACCGTCGTTTTCCAAACACAGTTCGCTAGAGGCTACAAGGTTGGCTACACGAAAAGTGATCCTTGCTTTGTGGAGCATAAGAAGTATCAAGACTCCTCGGAAATTCCAGGCATCAAAATTTTCCGGTTTCAGTCGTCTTTATATTTTGCAACGGCGGAAATTTTCCGAAATTTATTGTACCGTTGCACGGTTAACCCTCGGAAACTATTGAAGGGactaaagaaaagagaaaagaggATAATGCAGGACAACAATGAACGAATCGCACAAGGTCTACCTCCAGAACAGAGAAGGAACTCTATCATGATGGGAGACCCGGGACTCGCATCCCAGAACTCGTCCAGTAGTTTGAACAAATTTCCACTCAGCCCACTGACTGACCTAGAGCGAACCAGCATCCCCAAACTAGTCAGTGCCGACAGCGCTCAAGCTGAGCGCAAACGCAGAGTTTCCTTACCGAATATGGAGAAACCCAAGTTTTCTAttttagaagaagaagaaaaggaaaCAAATTTGAGTAATGGAGACCTAGGCATTCCCTCACAGACCAATGGGTTTAACTCATCTCCTACTACTCCGGAAAAAGTATCAATCAAGCCAGACAATAACAGCAACACCTCTATTAGCCCCAGCAGACGAATGTCAACCATCTCGATCAACTTTGATGAATTTGAGGAAGATCCCGAGGATGGCGACGAACTTTTCACGGACGACGCTCTGCGGCAGATGCGCAAGATTCACCACATCATCATCGACTGCACTACCATCAACTACATCGACGCCTCGGGAGCCAACGTTCTGGGACATATCTTCACGGAATACGGTCACGTCAACATCAAGGTTTTCCTTGCGGGGTGCTCAGCTGACATGCGCAGAGCTTTGGAGCACGCGGGAGCCTTCGAAAAGATTCCACGCGACAATCTGTTCATAGACCTGCACGACGCCATAGCAGTCGCTAAGCCTTTGCGTACTTTACCTTTGGCGGCTGAAGCCCTGGAAGATTTCTCTGATGAAGAAGCAACAGAAGACTCTTACATTACTAAAATTTAA